GAATAGAATAAGTAATCTGTTGGGCATGCTCTAACGGCGATAAGCATCTGCAAGCGGCGTAGTATCATCTAATTAAGTGTTCATCTTGGCTTCCAAACCACTTCGGGTTTTGATATGTGATAACCTTACGATTTCAAGACCTCATTGTGTAAAATATTTGGTATTAGAGTTCATGTGACAATTGTATTTTTGCTATAGTTAAAGGGATAAATTGTACTTAACCCCAGATATTGTCATTATATTCTAATAAACAGAATTGATCTAATTTACACACAAAAGACTGAATAAAATCAATATATAGTATCATATTTTTGAATACTCATCATCTTAAAACGTTGGCGCCATACCTCATTCAGAAATATTCATCAAAATTACACACAGCATGTACATTACGTCACACCTCATTCAGAAATTTCCATCTTCTTAAAGCGCTCGCGTCATCTCGTGCTACTACGTTCATCGCTAGCATCGGCATTGTAGCAGAAAGTGACAATTTCCCAACCCCCGACAAACATGTTGCCTTGTGCTTACCGGCCCTCAGTAACAGCAGCAACGTAGCATCCACCACATCTCCAGGAACATCCAAACAAtaccaaaacaaacaaatatattgaatatattttgataatatatttgttttgtatcaagaatgttgctatatttttctataaattctatcaaacttcaaaaaaaagtaaaaacaacatatgaaacggagggagtattatatatatatacacacccGCTTGTTCATTTGTTCTTCCTGCCACAAAGCTAAGCTCCAAGCTTGGCGCATTGGTTCCCATGGCGATCGTGGACGCGTCTACCGGGCCagccgtcatcgtcgccgtcgcggtggtggtggtcgtcgtctcGACGTTGCTGTGGACGGCGATGGCGCAGCTGGTGTGGAGGCCGTACGCGGTGGGGAGGGCGCTCGGCCAGCAGGGTGTCCGCGGGCCGGCGTACCGGCTCCTGGTCGGCAACATCGGCGAGGCGAACGAgatgcgcgcggcggcgagcggcggcgtgcTCGACCGGCGCTGCCACGACGTCGTCCCGCGCGTGCTGCCGCACTACCGCGCCTGGATGTCGCGCTACGGCAAGGTGTTCGTCTCGTGGACCGGCCCCTTCCCGGCGCTCTGCGTCGGCGACTACGCCATGGCGAAGGAGATCCTCGCCGACCGGACGGGGCTGTACGCCAAGCCGGACCCCGGGGCGAGCATCCTGGCGCTGTTCGGCAACGGCCTCGCCTTCGTCAACGGCGACGACtgggcgcgccaccgccgcgtcgtgCACCCGGCGTTCGCCATGGACAAGCTCAAGATGATGGCCAAGACGATGGCGGAGTGCGCGCGGAAGGTGATCCAGGCGTGGGAGGCGCGTGCCGCGGCagcggccgacggcgagcgGATGGTGCAGGTGGAGGTCGGGGAGCAGTTCCACGAGCTGACCGCCGACGTGATCTCGCACACGGCGTTCGGCAGCAGCTACAGACAAGGGAAGGAGGTGTTCGTCGCGCAGCGGGAGCTCCAGTACATCGCCATGTCCGCCCTCAACAGCGTCCGCATCCCGGGCAGCCAATACATCCCGACGAAGGCGAACATTCGCCGGCGACAGCTCGCCAAGAAGGTGAGAGGCACGCTCATGGCGATCATACGCGAACGccaggccaccgccgccgccgccaaggagGACAGGGGATACGGCAACGACCTCCTCGGCCTGATGCTCGAGGCcaacgcggcggccggcggcggcgagaagagCATGACCATGGACGAGATCGTCGACGAGTGCAAGACCTTCTTCTTCGCCGGCCACGACACCACCTCGCACCTCCTCACCTGGGCCATGTTCCTCCTCGGAACGCACCCCGAGTGGCAGCAGCGCCTCCGCGAGGAGGTCCTCCGTGaatgctgcggcggcggaggcggcgacacgGAGGCGCTCCCCAACGGCGACGCTCTCAACAAGCTCAAGCTGGTAAAAAGCTCAACGAAACTCAAAGCTGGCGCGGTGATCGCCGGCGACGAACAACATGTGTTTGACGATAATTTATGCGCAGATGACGATGGTGCTGTACGAGACGCTGCGGCTGTACGGGCCGGTGAGCATGCTggtgaggacggcgacggcggacgcggagctcggcggcgtgcGGGTGCCGAAGGGCACGATGACGATGATGCCGGTGGCGATCCTGCACCGCGACGCGGACGTGTGGGGCGCGGACGCCGGCGAGTTCGACCCGCTCCGGTTCCGCGGCGGCGTGaacaaggcggcggcgcacgccggcGCGCTGCTGGCCTTCTCGCTGGGGCAGAGGTCGTGCATCGGGCAGGACTTCGCGATGATGGAGGCGAAGACGACGCTGGCCATGATCCTCCGGCGCTTCGCCTTCGAGGTCTCACCGGAGTACGTGCACGCGCCGCTCGACTTGCTGACGCTTCAGCCCAAGTGCGGGCTCCCAATGGTGCTCAAGCTCTTGGATCAATAGAACGTGTAGAACCTTTGGTCGCTAATTTCTCGGGCATTTTCTATGGGATTGTGTTCGCAACATTTGATTGAAAGACCTGCCTCAAAATCTTGTAAATTCTATACCATTCGATTATTTTAAGATTCGTGCTAGGCAACCAAAACCGTGAAGCCGGCCCCTTCCTTCTTACTCCTTCTCTCAACGTCCTCTCACGCTACCGCCACTCGGCCTCGTCAGCTGGCCAGAAGGGGTCAATGGTGCCGGCCTTCTTCCCTAAACCGGCGGTGGCGAGTGCCCTCGCCCCGCTGTCTTCCCTGTCTCGGTGGCTCTGCGTCATCGGATCCGCCTCCACCGGTCGTCGTTTCCTAACCATAAGCTTGCTTTGTCCCCCTCATTAACATCGGTCCACCGTCCTCCTCCATCTTAGTGGCTTCATTGCAATTGTCGGCGTCTCGCCGGTGGCACGTGCCCACCGCCCACCACAGGGTTTTGGACTTTATCAAATGCCATCCTTTCGGTAAGTCAACTTTGTTAAAAAGCTACCAAATCTATgtcaaaattatcaaaatttatcaaatagATTTGGAATTGATAGCTAAATTGAAAgtcaaaatttatcaaatagATTTAAATCTATgtcaaaattatcaaaatttatcaaattgGAAATTGGAAATctatttgataaattttgataattttgacATAGATTTGGTAGCTTTTTAACAAAGTTGACTTACCGAAAGGATGGCATTTGATAAAGTCCAAAACCCTGTGGTGGGCG
The Oryza sativa Japonica Group chromosome 6, ASM3414082v1 DNA segment above includes these coding regions:
- the LOC4340369 gene encoding cytochrome P450 709B2, translating into MAQLVWRPYAVGRALGQQGVRGPAYRLLVGNIGEANEMRAAASGGVLDRRCHDVVPRVLPHYRAWMSRYGKVFVSWTGPFPALCVGDYAMAKEILADRTGLYAKPDPGASILALFGNGLAFVNGDDWARHRRVVHPAFAMDKLKMMAKTMAECARKVIQAWEARAAAAADGERMVQVEVGEQFHELTADVISHTAFGSSYRQGKEVFVAQRELQYIAMSALNSVRIPGSQYIPTKANIRRRQLAKKVRGTLMAIIRERQATAAAAKEDRGYGNDLLGLMLEANAAAGGGEKSMTMDEIVDECKTFFFAGHDTTSHLLTWAMFLLGTHPEWQQRLREEVLRECCGGGGGDTEALPNGDALNKLKLMTMVLYETLRLYGPVSMLVRTATADAELGGVRVPKGTMTMMPVAILHRDADVWGADAGEFDPLRFRGGVNKAAAHAGALLAFSLGQRSCIGQDFAMMEAKTTLAMILRRFAFEVSPEYVHAPLDLLTLQPKCGLPMVLKLLDQ